A genomic region of Streptomyces rimosus contains the following coding sequences:
- a CDS encoding nucleoside triphosphate pyrophosphohydrolase, whose amino-acid sequence MNADATAAPDAPDTAPGRLVLLTTSHRVAPGLLSWPAWQTLRAADRVLCADDAHPQLPYLREAGIAVERAVPGARELVEFCRDGGRTAAVITSADGDSELTDGLARMAGSGRETMPDLELLPGSYDLPGARLLDVAQVMDQIRRQCPWSGVRTHEDLAKYGIEEMYELVEAIEEGDRKALREELGDVLLQVVFHARIAQDDPDEPFSVDDVAGTLVDKLIRRHPHIFGEEAAHTPEDVKAHWLREKAVEKQRASVTEGIPLGQPALALAGKLASRARTAGIDALPAGEGIGYELLALAVRAEASGTDPETALRAAARTYRDAIRSVEEAASGAAD is encoded by the coding sequence GTGAACGCTGACGCCACCGCCGCCCCCGACGCGCCGGACACCGCCCCCGGCCGTCTGGTCCTGCTCACGACCAGCCACCGGGTCGCGCCCGGTCTGCTGTCCTGGCCCGCGTGGCAGACGCTGCGCGCCGCCGACCGCGTGCTGTGCGCCGACGACGCCCATCCGCAGCTCCCGTATCTGCGCGAGGCGGGCATCGCGGTGGAGCGGGCCGTGCCCGGCGCCCGCGAGCTGGTGGAGTTCTGCCGCGACGGCGGCCGTACGGCCGCCGTCATCACCTCCGCCGACGGCGACTCGGAGCTGACCGACGGGCTGGCCCGGATGGCCGGCTCGGGCCGGGAGACCATGCCGGACCTGGAGCTGCTGCCCGGCTCGTACGACCTGCCGGGCGCCCGCCTGCTCGATGTCGCGCAGGTCATGGACCAGATCCGCCGCCAGTGCCCGTGGAGCGGCGTGCGCACCCACGAGGACCTGGCGAAGTACGGCATCGAGGAGATGTACGAGCTGGTCGAGGCCATCGAGGAGGGCGACCGGAAGGCGCTGCGCGAGGAGCTGGGCGATGTGCTCCTCCAAGTCGTCTTCCACGCCCGGATCGCCCAGGACGACCCGGACGAGCCGTTCTCCGTGGACGACGTGGCGGGCACCCTCGTGGACAAGCTGATCCGCCGCCACCCGCACATCTTCGGCGAGGAGGCCGCGCACACCCCCGAGGACGTCAAGGCGCACTGGCTGCGCGAGAAAGCGGTCGAGAAGCAGCGCGCCTCGGTCACCGAAGGCATCCCGCTCGGCCAGCCCGCCCTGGCGCTGGCCGGCAAGCTGGCCTCCCGGGCCCGTACGGCCGGCATCGATGCCCTCCCGGCGGGGGAGGGCATCGGGTATGAGCTGCTGGCTCTCGCCGTGCGGGCCGAGGCGTCCGGCACGGACCCGGAGACGGCGTTGCGGGCCGCTGCTCGTACTTATCGGGATGCCATTCGGTCCGTCGAGGAGGCCGCTTCGGGCGCCGCGGACTGA
- a CDS encoding MFS transporter — MSTQESREEGQPGLGRGTLLLMSVATGLSVAGNYFAQPLLDVIGRDLHLGSATTALVVTVAQVGYGLGLLFLVPLGDLLERRRLAVSLCAATAVFLTITASAPNGALLLTGTALTGLASVAAQVVVPYAASLAAPAERGRTVGTVMTGLLLGILLARTAAGLLADLGGWRTVYWVNAGLMLLMALLLRLRLPALHTAAGLRYPALIRSTLALFVQEPVLRWRAALGALSFAAFSVLWTAMAFLMSGPAYGWSESAIGLLGLVGAAGSLSASVAGRLADRGLAHRVTGLGGFLLLGSWALLAAGGAGGPWALAALLAGVIVLDAAVQAVHISNQNLVYAVRPEARNRLNSAYMTSYFVGGAVGSALTSAVWGAAGWGGMCVVGAAVSAAVVAVWTAERLRHRGNTPPGAQSAAPEAASSTDRMASR; from the coding sequence ATGTCTACCCAGGAATCGCGGGAAGAGGGGCAGCCCGGGCTGGGGCGCGGCACGCTGCTGCTGATGTCCGTGGCGACCGGCCTGTCGGTCGCGGGCAACTACTTCGCGCAGCCGCTGCTCGACGTCATAGGCCGCGACCTGCACCTGGGCTCCGCCACCACGGCCCTGGTGGTGACCGTCGCGCAGGTCGGCTACGGCCTGGGGCTGCTGTTCCTCGTCCCGCTCGGCGACCTGCTGGAACGGCGGCGGCTGGCGGTGAGCCTGTGCGCGGCCACCGCGGTCTTCCTGACCATTACGGCCAGTGCGCCCAACGGGGCGCTGCTGCTGACGGGCACCGCGCTCACCGGCCTGGCCTCCGTCGCCGCCCAGGTCGTCGTCCCGTACGCGGCCTCCCTGGCGGCGCCCGCCGAGCGCGGCCGTACGGTCGGCACCGTCATGACCGGGCTGCTGCTGGGCATCCTGCTGGCCCGTACGGCGGCCGGACTGCTGGCCGACCTGGGCGGCTGGCGCACCGTCTACTGGGTCAACGCCGGGCTGATGCTGCTGATGGCCCTCCTGCTGCGGCTGCGGCTGCCCGCGCTGCACACCGCCGCCGGGCTGCGCTACCCCGCGCTGATCCGCTCCACGCTCGCCCTCTTCGTACAGGAACCGGTACTGCGCTGGCGGGCCGCGCTGGGCGCGCTGTCCTTCGCCGCGTTCAGTGTGCTGTGGACGGCGATGGCCTTCCTGATGTCCGGCCCCGCCTACGGGTGGTCGGAATCGGCGATCGGGCTGCTGGGCCTGGTGGGCGCGGCCGGATCACTGTCCGCCTCGGTCGCCGGGCGGCTGGCCGACCGGGGCCTGGCCCACCGGGTCACCGGCCTCGGCGGGTTCCTGCTGCTCGGCTCCTGGGCGCTGCTGGCGGCCGGCGGCGCGGGCGGCCCCTGGGCACTGGCCGCCCTGCTGGCCGGGGTGATCGTCCTGGACGCGGCGGTGCAGGCCGTGCACATCAGCAACCAGAACCTGGTCTACGCGGTACGCCCCGAGGCCCGTAACCGCCTCAACTCGGCCTACATGACCAGCTACTTCGTCGGCGGCGCGGTCGGCTCGGCGCTCACCTCCGCGGTATGGGGCGCGGCCGGCTGGGGCGGGATGTGCGTCGTGGGCGCGGCGGTGAGCGCCGCCGTCGTCGCCGTCTGGACGGCCGAGCGGCTGCGACACCGCGGCAACACGCCGCCCGGCGCTCAGTCCGCGGCGCCCGAAGCGGCCTCCTCGACGGACCGAATGGCATCCCGATAA